A genome region from Fodinibius salicampi includes the following:
- a CDS encoding Tll0287-like domain-containing protein: MRFAILSFFLLLLSCSPENDNRQSESIDKVVNIDTTAVVEAAKEITTASFKTLSSNLQKAMSEGGVSNALEFCNIKAMPLTDSLASHYGIELQRASHQPRNPVNKADSLEMIAIKEYIRNIEQGRELKPVTYTRENAIIYHAPIRIQGQLCLSCHGSPGTDISQSDVEIIQELYPEDMATGFEIGELRGIWSIQFPANYFNQEDK; this comes from the coding sequence ATGCGATTTGCCATTCTTTCTTTTTTTCTGCTTCTACTAAGTTGTAGCCCCGAAAATGATAATCGGCAATCCGAGAGTATAGACAAAGTTGTTAATATTGATACAACAGCAGTGGTCGAAGCAGCTAAGGAAATTACTACGGCATCTTTTAAGACGCTAAGTAGTAATTTACAAAAGGCCATGAGTGAAGGAGGTGTATCCAACGCCCTTGAATTTTGTAATATAAAAGCAATGCCTCTTACCGATTCCCTTGCTTCCCATTACGGCATTGAGCTTCAGCGGGCGTCTCACCAGCCCAGAAATCCGGTCAATAAAGCTGATTCACTGGAAATGATAGCTATAAAAGAATATATACGAAATATCGAGCAAGGCCGTGAATTAAAACCGGTAACCTACACCCGGGAAAATGCCATCATTTATCACGCCCCTATTCGCATTCAAGGACAACTGTGCTTGAGTTGTCACGGCAGTCCCGGGACGGATATCTCACAATCAGATGTTGAGATCATTCAAGAGTTGTATCCCGAGGATATGGCCACCGGTTTTGAGATCGGTGAGCTAAGGGGAATCTGGAGTATTCAATTTCCGGCGAATTATTTCAATCAAGAGGATAAATAG
- a CDS encoding TraR/DksA family transcriptional regulator has product MISSCKEPENSINRLNEALQRIEDGTYGICKATGKPISKGRLEAVPHTRYSIEAKKQGKDESL; this is encoded by the coding sequence ATTATCAGTTCCTGCAAAGAACCAGAAAATTCCATTAATCGACTTAATGAAGCACTACAGAGAATTGAAGATGGAACCTACGGTATCTGTAAAGCTACCGGAAAACCAATATCCAAGGGAAGATTAGAAGCCGTTCCTCACACCCGTTACAGTATTGAAGCAAAGAAACAAGGAAAAGATGAAAGCCTGTAA
- a CDS encoding DUF5335 family protein, whose translation MAIKEIEKREWGNYFNSFSKKFLKDSQPEYAEIRVLADALGMQPETQWMLLKGITYDDKSDLLDIQLDKLNRLIHHPEKIYVDEADEGWLLSFEVVQPDGTKSIIEIR comes from the coding sequence ATGGCTATCAAGGAAATAGAAAAAAGAGAATGGGGTAATTATTTCAATTCTTTTTCTAAAAAATTCTTAAAAGACTCGCAGCCGGAATATGCTGAAATACGGGTATTAGCTGACGCACTGGGAATGCAGCCTGAAACGCAGTGGATGCTGCTGAAAGGGATCACCTATGATGATAAGTCTGATTTGCTGGATATTCAGTTGGATAAATTAAACCGGTTAATTCACCACCCGGAAAAAATATATGTTGATGAAGCGGATGAGGGATGGTTGCTCAGTTTTGAGGTGGTTCAGCCAGACGGTACCAAAAGTATCATTGAAATACGTTAA
- a CDS encoding GH36-type glycosyl hydrolase domain-containing protein — MAPKSKLMFQAKLLKQDAKELSRRHTFTYQNKDILPIKPRLEEAKEGLTKAYKILATSVKQNKDITPAAEWLIDNFYIIQEQIVQVENDFPIGYQRNIPHLSSGSNMGLPRVYDLVQNLALHTDNVIDIEGLTRYVQSYQEEVPLKVGELWAIPVMVRLVLIRHLALKASRVLKRRNIRTDIQDLINQLVEHDTDEPGRVLRRVIEWLDERKDSYDDRLLYVELAHQLQGAGLISEEEKKWFEYRLRSHDTTLDEALRDEAQRQSKLHVSIRNAILSMREASETEWQEFVEECSIVDQILHLDPMEIFTDMDSGTKNKYRSTVERLASHSEYTEKQVAEEVLVLSESHINHSGRDANDIFKGYSVLKKHVGYYLLGEGYDELTRRIRYDMPLGERIRRKLEETAGYYIGFIASFTIILLAVLWLATDAISSSIFVSLSVLLVGFFPALELSISAINRLFVFSLPPRILPRMRINKEIPGQARTLIVVPTLVGSPAEMEHQLEKLEITSLANPDPGLQFVLLSDFTDADQEHMPGDKSILERAEREINRLNEKYSSSYGDKFFVLHRQRDWNPSEVKWMGWERKRGKLEKLNELLCNPSGGSPFPYMMGNFTNSIQKKPVRFVLTLDADTRTPPDSIIDLVRIASHPLNRAFYDREKDRITKGYGIIQPRISIPPDAANKSLFARIFSGNVGIDPYTTAVSDIYQDLFGEAIFTGKGIYDVRAFHTVLKDRFPENRILSHDLIESNYVRAALSTDIELFDEYPTNYASYCKRNHRWTRGDWQIARWLFPRVPGPDGTTKNPINLLSRWKIFDNLRRSLNPFFLTLFFVTGWFWLPGSALIWTMAAFGILAFPIYVSFSTDIFNRPARIKWKLYFEKVRSNLKINTVQAISTLAILPHQAVLQLDAIGRTLWRLIVAKKRLMEWTSASQAESLSANDLGSYFRSMAASVVLGIGVLVAGILIDPADLWIVIPFSMLWISSPWFAKYFSTTDREKKSELSDDDKIKLRTYARRTWFYFERLVTEEYAWLPPDNDQEDPPLPPVARTSPTNIGLTLVSTQAAYEMGYITVSELLTRLENTLNSLVQLERYKGHFYNWYEINLGEALSPKYVSTVDSGNLAAGLIVIRQAVGQLMKQQNPSGAFWNGLRDTIETLRSIVSDLKEEVNNEDVCTEMIACLNAMEDLLKSEEPATVSGTLQLLDELKETACNLCGKNIMELRGLLGDEQMDDLLYWLESPLRQIDSYKHELRKLENSASEDSLQSSPEERLKNLGNETENSSAYKLLKRWEDQIQSINDISERLVSEMDFRFLYDKKRGLFSIGYNVEKAELDEGTYDLLASEARIASLIAIAKGDVHSEHWFRLSRRLTSRHQHEFLLSWGGTTFEYLMPHLFQRSYPNTLLSHTYGHIVDLQREYANKFDRPWGFSESAYNSLNMDLNYQYRAFGVPGLGLKRGLAEDFVVAPYASVLSLMVDPKKSLDNLEELEKIGALGLKGFYDAVDYTPDRLEKSESFKLVKTYMVHHHGMSLIALLNVLQGWSIHRYFHSHPQIKACELLLQERIPRGIPVKEPYPIDVEMEPGEQQSVTYTVDHAGMNNIDDSPPRVHLLSNGQFHSFISHAGTGSSRYEDIRLTGWEADATEDPLGQFIYVKDRESEKYWSAFHQPVKRKPDRYDTWFHNGKVQTSRVDDWIETTTEVCVSPENPIELRKITLTNYSDRQRTLELTSYAEIVLNGAEDHKSHPAFSKLFLQTDYLAEHHGLLAWRRPRSADEDSIWMVHMVASHDLENLSEPLQFETERANFIGRGRSLENPCAMDAGYKLSGSIGNVLDPILSLRRSVILGPGEKISITFGTGWAGSREEAEELADMFDNPHAVERAFELSSIYNTVELEHVGISSTQFQYFQKMTGYLLYNDSRFRADLDVLIQNRHQQSGLWSYGISGDYPIIVFRISKTDQLKSLKKMLKGHLFWKHRGLRVDLVIVNDHPPSYADELQEGIQRIVEALHSSHRGHGEGDVFTLRSDRLSHKDLTLILTVASVVLKGSLPKMETLISANTEEVSSFSEDREFQLYQKASIGDHKPEEDEEVVKDLQFFNGYGGFSNNDREYRIIIKPDFDQAIFQYPPAPWINVIANSNFGFLATESGAGYTWSENSRENKLTSWSNDPVLDPPAEAFYIRDEDKKIYWSPTPAPVSGQNRYEVSHGFGYTRYEHTSYDIESKLLQFVPENDPVKISRLTIRNKSDESRHLSLFSYREWVLGINREDSAPFIIQEADQDKHVIYARNHYNNEFAGRVGFASSLTEAKNGAEISFTTDRQEFIGRNASLKTPAFVIAESHLDNTVKTGGDPCAAFQIKVVVEPGEEIEWITVMGETKNSEEAEKLVQKYQHKTEVDSAFRDITAFWEERLGRIHIDTPDSSLNQMMNGWLMYQNIACRMLSRTGFYQAGGAYGFRDQLQDAMTVLYVDPQMTREQILLHASRQFPEGDVQHWWHPPTGRGVRTKISDDRLWLPYVVNFYIESTGDEEILEEQVSYLEARTLEDDEHEVYLQPQQSNKKASLYEHCIRAIEVTMKTGKHGLPLMGTGDWNDGMNRVGDEGKGESIWLGFFLHIILKEFTKYCEKQGDKERTERYHTEARKLAKHLNKEGWDGEWYLRAFYDDGTPLGSAGNMEGRIDAIAQSWSIISGVAPKEKNKKALEALETYLVSKADRIIRLLTPPFDQTDKNPGYIKGYIPGVRENGGQYTHAAVWAIKAFAESGLGDKAVEYLHMINPVNHTSTPEQVSEYMVEPYVVAADVYGEPPLTGRGGWTWYTGSAGWMYRVALESILGIHIKKNVMTINPVISSDWNSYRVKWKLRDGETVYQLEILNPDGLQSGGLEGTVDDEPVSFSKGKARITLKSDRKYHSISLQLISK; from the coding sequence ATGGCTCCTAAGTCCAAATTAATGTTTCAGGCTAAACTGCTGAAACAGGATGCGAAAGAACTTTCCCGCAGACATACTTTTACTTATCAGAATAAAGATATTTTACCTATAAAGCCGCGGCTTGAGGAAGCGAAAGAAGGATTGACAAAGGCATATAAAATTCTGGCTACATCGGTTAAGCAGAATAAAGATATCACGCCAGCCGCCGAATGGTTAATTGATAATTTTTATATCATCCAGGAGCAAATTGTTCAGGTAGAGAATGATTTTCCCATCGGTTATCAGCGCAATATCCCCCACCTTTCTTCTGGGTCTAATATGGGGTTGCCCCGTGTTTATGATCTTGTGCAAAACTTGGCACTCCATACCGATAATGTAATTGATATTGAAGGTCTGACCCGGTATGTCCAGAGTTATCAGGAGGAGGTACCGCTAAAGGTCGGTGAGCTTTGGGCTATCCCTGTTATGGTACGTTTAGTACTCATACGCCATTTGGCATTAAAAGCCAGCCGAGTGCTGAAAAGGCGTAATATCCGGACAGATATCCAAGACCTCATCAATCAGTTAGTGGAGCATGATACTGATGAGCCGGGAAGAGTGTTGCGAAGGGTTATCGAATGGTTGGACGAGCGAAAAGATTCGTATGATGATCGATTACTTTACGTTGAACTTGCTCACCAATTACAGGGGGCGGGACTGATATCCGAAGAGGAGAAGAAATGGTTCGAGTACAGGCTGCGCTCTCATGATACAACACTCGATGAAGCCCTGAGAGACGAAGCACAGCGACAGTCCAAACTACATGTCAGTATCCGGAACGCTATCCTTTCAATGAGGGAGGCTTCCGAAACGGAGTGGCAGGAGTTTGTTGAAGAGTGCTCCATTGTTGATCAGATTTTGCATCTGGATCCAATGGAAATTTTTACAGATATGGATTCAGGCACTAAGAATAAGTACAGAAGTACTGTTGAGCGGTTGGCCAGCCACTCAGAATATACTGAGAAGCAAGTGGCAGAAGAAGTGCTTGTGCTTTCGGAAAGCCATATTAATCACTCTGGCAGGGATGCCAATGATATTTTTAAGGGTTACTCGGTGTTGAAAAAACATGTGGGCTATTACCTGCTTGGGGAAGGTTATGATGAGTTGACCCGGCGTATCAGATATGATATGCCGCTGGGCGAACGCATTCGACGAAAACTTGAGGAAACAGCCGGTTATTACATTGGATTTATAGCTTCTTTTACCATCATTTTACTGGCAGTGCTCTGGCTGGCTACTGATGCTATAAGTTCTTCTATATTTGTTTCTTTGAGCGTACTGCTGGTAGGATTTTTTCCCGCCCTTGAGCTGTCAATCTCAGCCATAAACCGCTTGTTTGTATTTTCGCTACCTCCCCGGATACTCCCCAGAATGAGGATTAATAAGGAGATACCAGGCCAGGCCCGCACCCTCATTGTAGTGCCTACCCTTGTCGGATCACCTGCGGAGATGGAACACCAGCTGGAAAAACTGGAAATTACCTCATTGGCGAATCCCGATCCGGGGCTGCAATTTGTCTTGCTGTCTGATTTTACGGATGCCGATCAAGAGCATATGCCGGGAGATAAGAGTATTCTTGAAAGGGCCGAACGAGAAATAAACAGACTCAACGAGAAATATTCGTCCAGCTACGGTGATAAATTTTTTGTGCTGCACCGCCAGCGAGATTGGAATCCTTCAGAAGTAAAATGGATGGGCTGGGAACGAAAACGCGGGAAGCTGGAAAAGTTGAATGAGTTACTTTGTAACCCGTCGGGTGGGTCTCCATTTCCATATATGATGGGCAATTTTACCAATTCTATCCAGAAAAAACCCGTCCGGTTCGTTTTAACCCTGGATGCCGATACCCGAACTCCACCCGACAGTATCATCGACCTGGTGAGAATAGCTTCTCATCCACTGAACAGAGCCTTTTACGATAGGGAAAAAGATCGCATTACCAAAGGCTACGGTATTATTCAGCCCCGGATATCCATTCCCCCCGATGCAGCAAACAAGTCTTTATTTGCACGAATATTTTCTGGGAATGTAGGCATCGATCCGTACACTACCGCTGTATCGGATATTTACCAGGATTTGTTTGGAGAAGCGATTTTCACGGGTAAAGGTATTTATGACGTACGTGCTTTTCATACGGTTCTTAAAGATCGGTTCCCCGAGAATAGAATACTATCGCATGATTTAATCGAAAGCAATTATGTACGGGCGGCGCTAAGTACAGATATTGAACTCTTCGATGAGTATCCAACGAACTACGCTAGTTATTGCAAAAGAAATCACCGGTGGACACGCGGTGACTGGCAGATTGCAAGATGGCTCTTCCCTCGCGTTCCTGGACCCGACGGGACCACAAAAAATCCAATTAATTTGTTATCACGCTGGAAGATATTTGATAATTTGCGTCGGTCGCTCAATCCTTTCTTCCTAACGCTCTTTTTTGTGACTGGGTGGTTTTGGTTGCCCGGATCTGCCCTTATATGGACAATGGCCGCTTTTGGTATTCTTGCTTTTCCCATATATGTGAGCTTCTCAACGGATATATTCAATCGTCCTGCCCGTATAAAATGGAAATTATATTTTGAAAAAGTCCGATCAAACTTAAAAATAAATACCGTTCAGGCTATTTCGACACTGGCTATTCTTCCTCATCAAGCGGTTCTCCAGCTGGATGCTATCGGCCGAACCCTGTGGCGCTTGATTGTTGCAAAAAAACGGCTGATGGAATGGACCTCCGCTTCACAGGCTGAAAGCCTTAGTGCAAATGATCTGGGTTCTTATTTCCGTTCTATGGCAGCTTCGGTTGTCTTAGGAATAGGTGTCTTAGTGGCGGGAATATTGATTGATCCCGCTGATCTCTGGATTGTTATCCCATTTTCAATGCTGTGGATAAGTTCTCCCTGGTTTGCTAAGTATTTCAGCACCACCGACCGAGAGAAAAAAAGTGAGCTTTCTGATGATGATAAAATAAAGCTGCGGACTTATGCCCGGCGCACTTGGTTTTATTTTGAGCGACTGGTCACTGAAGAATATGCTTGGCTACCCCCTGATAATGATCAGGAGGATCCCCCGCTTCCACCGGTTGCCCGTACTTCACCGACCAACATCGGGCTGACACTTGTTTCCACGCAGGCAGCCTATGAAATGGGATATATTACGGTAAGCGAACTTTTGACTCGGCTGGAGAATACCCTGAACTCACTGGTACAGCTTGAACGCTACAAAGGTCACTTTTACAACTGGTACGAAATTAATTTGGGAGAGGCTCTAAGTCCTAAATATGTATCTACTGTTGATTCTGGTAATCTTGCAGCGGGACTTATTGTAATCAGACAGGCTGTAGGTCAGCTTATGAAGCAACAGAATCCCAGCGGTGCTTTTTGGAATGGACTGAGGGATACAATTGAAACCCTGAGATCTATTGTATCCGATCTTAAAGAAGAGGTTAATAATGAGGATGTATGTACTGAGATGATAGCTTGCCTGAATGCAATGGAGGATTTATTGAAGAGTGAAGAGCCAGCTACGGTTTCAGGCACCCTCCAGCTATTAGATGAATTAAAAGAGACAGCCTGTAATCTATGCGGAAAAAATATTATGGAGCTTCGCGGTTTACTTGGGGATGAGCAAATGGATGATTTGCTTTACTGGCTGGAAAGTCCACTTCGACAGATAGATAGTTATAAGCATGAATTGAGAAAATTGGAAAACTCCGCTTCGGAAGATTCTCTGCAATCATCACCTGAAGAGCGTTTAAAAAATCTGGGGAATGAAACAGAAAACAGTAGTGCATATAAGTTGTTGAAAAGGTGGGAAGATCAAATTCAATCTATAAATGATATCAGTGAGCGATTGGTATCCGAGATGGATTTCCGCTTTTTGTATGATAAAAAACGCGGATTGTTCAGCATTGGTTATAATGTGGAGAAAGCGGAGCTTGACGAGGGGACCTATGACCTGCTGGCCAGTGAAGCTCGTATTGCTTCACTGATTGCCATTGCCAAAGGAGATGTTCATTCGGAACATTGGTTCCGGTTGAGCCGGCGGTTAACCAGTCGTCATCAACATGAGTTTCTGCTTTCCTGGGGCGGAACGACATTTGAATATCTGATGCCCCACCTGTTTCAGAGGTCGTATCCTAATACCTTGCTAAGCCATACCTATGGACACATAGTGGATCTGCAGCGCGAGTATGCAAATAAATTTGACCGCCCCTGGGGATTCTCTGAAAGTGCCTATAACAGTCTCAATATGGATTTGAATTACCAGTACCGGGCTTTTGGGGTACCTGGACTTGGCCTGAAAAGGGGATTAGCTGAGGATTTTGTTGTCGCGCCTTATGCTTCTGTCTTATCGTTGATGGTAGATCCTAAAAAATCACTGGATAACCTGGAAGAACTGGAAAAAATAGGGGCACTCGGGCTGAAGGGATTTTACGATGCTGTTGATTACACACCGGATCGCCTAGAGAAATCAGAATCCTTTAAATTGGTAAAAACGTATATGGTGCATCATCATGGGATGAGCCTTATAGCCCTTTTGAATGTACTGCAGGGTTGGTCAATTCATCGTTATTTCCATTCCCATCCCCAAATTAAAGCCTGCGAACTCTTACTGCAGGAACGTATCCCACGCGGTATTCCGGTCAAAGAACCCTACCCGATTGACGTAGAAATGGAACCCGGGGAGCAGCAAAGTGTAACGTATACTGTTGATCATGCGGGAATGAATAATATTGATGATTCCCCTCCACGAGTACACCTGCTATCAAATGGCCAATTTCATTCGTTTATAAGTCACGCCGGTACCGGAAGTTCCCGCTATGAAGATATCAGACTCACAGGATGGGAAGCTGATGCTACGGAAGATCCGCTGGGTCAGTTTATATATGTCAAGGACCGGGAAAGTGAAAAATATTGGTCGGCTTTTCATCAACCGGTAAAACGGAAACCTGATCGCTACGATACCTGGTTTCACAATGGGAAGGTACAGACCTCTAGAGTGGATGACTGGATAGAAACGACAACGGAAGTATGTGTATCACCGGAGAATCCCATTGAGCTTAGAAAAATTACGCTCACTAACTATTCCGACCGCCAACGAACCCTGGAGCTTACCAGCTATGCCGAAATAGTACTTAATGGAGCAGAAGACCATAAATCTCATCCAGCTTTTTCAAAGTTATTCCTGCAAACCGACTATCTGGCTGAGCATCATGGTCTTCTAGCCTGGCGCAGACCTCGAAGTGCTGATGAGGATTCTATATGGATGGTCCATATGGTAGCAAGCCATGACCTGGAAAATCTTTCGGAACCGCTTCAATTTGAGACCGAACGGGCAAACTTTATAGGGCGAGGTCGGTCGCTGGAGAATCCCTGTGCTATGGATGCAGGGTATAAGCTCAGTGGATCCATAGGGAATGTGCTGGATCCCATACTTAGTCTGCGACGATCAGTGATATTGGGTCCGGGTGAAAAGATAAGTATTACCTTTGGTACTGGTTGGGCCGGGAGCCGGGAAGAAGCAGAAGAGCTGGCAGATATGTTTGATAATCCACATGCCGTTGAACGCGCTTTCGAACTTTCTTCCATCTATAACACGGTGGAGCTAGAGCATGTTGGAATAAGTAGCACACAGTTTCAGTATTTCCAAAAAATGACAGGGTATTTGTTATATAATGATTCCCGATTTAGAGCAGATTTGGATGTACTTATTCAAAATCGCCACCAGCAATCCGGATTATGGTCATACGGGATTTCAGGGGATTATCCGATTATAGTATTCAGAATTAGCAAGACCGATCAGTTAAAGTCACTGAAAAAGATGCTGAAGGGGCATCTCTTTTGGAAACATCGTGGGCTGAGAGTTGACTTAGTGATTGTTAATGACCATCCACCGAGCTATGCTGATGAGCTGCAGGAAGGTATCCAGCGGATAGTAGAAGCCTTACACAGCAGCCACCGGGGACATGGAGAGGGGGATGTATTTACGCTGCGGTCTGACCGCCTGTCCCATAAAGATTTGACACTGATCCTAACGGTTGCTTCAGTAGTGTTAAAAGGTAGTCTCCCAAAAATGGAAACGCTTATCTCTGCTAATACTGAAGAGGTAAGCTCCTTTAGCGAGGACCGTGAGTTTCAACTGTACCAGAAAGCCTCGATAGGTGATCATAAGCCTGAGGAAGATGAGGAGGTTGTAAAAGATCTCCAATTTTTCAATGGTTATGGAGGTTTTTCCAATAATGACCGTGAATATCGTATTATTATTAAGCCTGATTTTGATCAAGCAATATTTCAGTATCCCCCGGCCCCCTGGATCAACGTAATTGCCAATTCAAATTTTGGATTTCTGGCTACCGAAAGTGGAGCCGGATATACGTGGAGTGAAAACAGTCGGGAAAATAAATTAACTTCCTGGTCTAATGACCCGGTGCTTGATCCGCCGGCTGAGGCATTTTATATCCGCGATGAGGACAAAAAGATCTATTGGTCGCCCACACCGGCCCCTGTATCCGGACAAAATCGCTATGAGGTGTCACATGGATTCGGATATACGAGATATGAACACACCTCTTATGACATAGAATCCAAACTGTTGCAATTTGTACCTGAAAATGATCCGGTTAAGATTTCAAGGTTAACAATACGCAACAAAAGCGACGAAAGTAGACATCTTTCTCTGTTTAGTTATCGTGAATGGGTGTTAGGTATCAACCGGGAAGATTCTGCTCCTTTTATAATTCAGGAAGCTGACCAAGACAAGCATGTAATCTATGCGCGAAACCATTACAACAATGAATTTGCTGGTCGTGTAGGTTTTGCTTCCTCTTTAACAGAGGCAAAGAATGGAGCTGAAATTTCGTTCACAACTGATCGCCAGGAATTTATTGGTCGAAATGCTTCGCTGAAAACCCCAGCATTCGTTATAGCAGAATCTCACCTTGATAATACTGTTAAAACTGGTGGAGACCCTTGTGCTGCTTTTCAGATCAAGGTGGTTGTGGAACCGGGAGAAGAAATTGAATGGATAACAGTAATGGGAGAAACAAAAAACAGCGAAGAAGCGGAAAAGCTCGTCCAGAAATACCAGCATAAGACGGAGGTGGACAGCGCATTTCGGGATATAACAGCGTTCTGGGAAGAGCGTCTGGGACGCATTCACATAGATACCCCCGATTCCTCCCTTAATCAAATGATGAACGGTTGGTTGATGTATCAAAATATAGCCTGCCGTATGCTGTCACGAACAGGCTTCTATCAGGCTGGTGGAGCGTACGGTTTTCGCGATCAGCTGCAGGATGCCATGACTGTTTTATATGTTGATCCCCAGATGACGCGGGAACAAATTTTATTGCATGCGTCCCGACAGTTTCCAGAGGGTGATGTACAGCACTGGTGGCATCCTCCGACGGGTCGGGGAGTGCGAACCAAAATATCGGACGATCGGCTTTGGCTTCCTTATGTGGTCAACTTTTATATCGAGTCGACCGGGGATGAGGAAATTTTGGAGGAGCAAGTTTCATACCTCGAAGCCCGGACACTAGAAGACGATGAACACGAGGTTTACCTGCAACCCCAGCAGTCTAATAAAAAGGCTTCCCTTTATGAACACTGCATCAGGGCCATCGAGGTCACCATGAAAACTGGTAAGCACGGTCTGCCGTTGATGGGGACCGGCGACTGGAATGACGGTATGAACCGAGTGGGGGACGAAGGAAAAGGTGAGAGCATATGGCTGGGGTTCTTCCTGCATATTATCTTAAAAGAGTTCACAAAATACTGTGAAAAGCAGGGAGATAAGGAAAGAACTGAACGCTACCACACAGAGGCTCGGAAGTTAGCGAAACATCTCAACAAGGAAGGATGGGATGGAGAGTGGTATCTGCGGGCTTTCTATGACGACGGCACCCCGTTGGGTTCTGCTGGGAATATGGAAGGACGTATAGATGCCATCGCACAATCTTGGTCAATTATATCGGGGGTGGCCCCCAAAGAGAAAAATAAAAAAGCTCTTGAGGCTTTGGAAACGTATTTAGTTTCGAAAGCGGATCGTATTATCCGTCTGCTCACCCCGCCTTTTGATCAAACGGACAAAAACCCGGGATATATTAAAGGGTATATTCCCGGTGTACGGGAAAATGGGGGACAATATACCCATGCTGCAGTATGGGCGATTAAAGCATTTGCTGAAAGTGGATTGGGAGACAAGGCTGTCGAGTATTTACATATGATAAATCCGGTTAATCATACTTCGACTCCTGAACAGGTCTCGGAGTACATGGTTGAGCCTTACGTGGTGGCGGCCGATGTCTATGGCGAACCACCACTCACGGGCCGGGGAGGTTGGACCTGGTATACCGGATCAGCAGGGTGGATGTACCGGGTAGCCCTGGAATCGATTCTGGGTATACATATCAAAAAGAATGTAATGACGATCAATCCCGTGATTTCGTCGGATTGGAATTCCTACCGTGTGAAATGGAAGCTGAGAGATGGAGAAACCGTTTACCAGTTGGAAATCCTTAATCCTGATGGATTGCAAAGCGGGGGACTTGAAGGAACGGTTGATGATGAGCCGGTTTCTTTTTCCAAAGGTAAAGCCAGGATCACTTTGAAAAGTGATAGAAAATACCATTCCATATCATTACAACTTATCAGTAAATGA
- a CDS encoding chemotaxis protein CheB, which yields MEKIKVLVLDNNIVVRQAIAGVLKRKSDVVVRVSGELTKSEQLVSKENPDVVLLDIENSASDGYTIFNTLRIRFPKLPIVVISSRSERGAEAAIYALQNGAVNVFTKPEKSNALLFSSHHFGKRLPQIIRGVERVIRRNAVDGWSIEKTAHQKSEKTEEQPEREELRINRGPVRLIVTGGSMGGPKALNEILKKLPADFSVPIISVQHFPRHYTRELARILKDVSPLAVREVLEEEVLMPGTAWLAPGGHHCEIIKSGNRPFVKAHRGPRENGNRPSIDVLFRSAARLYGKGVLGIILSGDGVDGLAGARTIRQEGGHVIVQDPRDAKVDDLPLSVIREGMANHYSSAEQISQQLQKYVMQPLDNREMEGYTHINIFNRNQDYFRTL from the coding sequence ATGGAAAAAATTAAAGTACTTGTTCTTGATAATAATATAGTAGTCCGGCAGGCCATTGCTGGAGTGCTGAAACGGAAGTCCGATGTAGTGGTTCGGGTCAGTGGAGAGCTAACAAAAAGTGAACAATTGGTTAGTAAAGAAAATCCTGATGTTGTTTTATTGGATATCGAAAATTCGGCATCGGACGGATATACGATTTTTAATACCCTACGGATACGATTTCCAAAACTGCCGATAGTGGTTATTAGCTCGCGTTCAGAAAGGGGAGCTGAGGCTGCAATTTATGCTCTTCAAAATGGGGCGGTCAATGTTTTTACCAAGCCGGAAAAAAGTAATGCCCTTTTATTTTCCAGTCATCATTTTGGAAAGCGCTTGCCACAGATAATACGAGGAGTCGAGCGGGTGATTAGGAGAAATGCTGTCGATGGGTGGAGTATAGAGAAAACAGCCCACCAGAAATCAGAAAAAACGGAGGAACAGCCGGAAAGAGAAGAACTAAGGATAAACAGAGGACCGGTCAGACTGATTGTTACAGGAGGCAGTATGGGTGGACCGAAGGCATTGAATGAGATTCTCAAGAAGCTCCCTGCTGATTTTTCGGTTCCGATTATTTCTGTCCAGCACTTTCCCAGGCATTATACCCGGGAATTGGCAAGGATTCTAAAAGACGTATCCCCTTTGGCTGTAAGGGAGGTTCTTGAGGAGGAAGTACTTATGCCTGGAACGGCTTGGCTAGCTCCAGGAGGCCACCATTGTGAAATTATAAAGAGCGGTAACCGGCCTTTTGTTAAAGCCCATCGTGGTCCCAGAGAAAATGGGAACCGTCCTTCTATTGATGTCCTTTTTAGATCTGCGGCAAGATTATATGGAAAGGGTGTATTGGGTATAATTTTAAGTGGGGATGGAGTTGATGGATTGGCCGGGGCCCGGACAATCCGGCAGGAGGGAGGGCATGTCATCGTTCAGGATCCCCGGGATGCAAAGGTTGATGATCTACCGTTGTCTGTGATAAGAGAAGGTATGGCCAATCACTATTCTTCCGCAGAACAGATAAGTCAACAGCTTCAAAAATATGTGATGCAGCCCCTCGATAACCGAGAGATGGAAGGATATACTCATATTAATATTTTTAACAGAAATCAGGACTATTTCAGAACCTTATAA